DNA from Prevotella melaninogenica:
TTATGAGAAGCGTGGAACTGACTAAGTCCACGTCTAAGTCGGAGGTCGTAGGAAAAACCTTATCCAGAGAATGGAGATAGCAGTCCCACGCCTATGCGTGAGAACCACTATGCTGTCTCTCTGGATTAAGTCTTGAATTTCCTACGTTCCCGACTTGGAGATGAGCATAACGCTTCTTGTTCTTAAAAAGTATTGTGTTCTGAAAGAACACCTTGCAAAAATAGTAAAAAGTTCTTAAATCTACAAATGTATTGTCTGTTTTTTTTAAAAGTACTTTAGAATCTTATGTAACATGATTACAACAAGAGAAAATCTATTTGGTGTCTCTGAGAGCACAGGTTTTACTTAGTAGTTTGGTGTAGATGAAGTGCGCATCTGAGGGAACATGTTTTGGTTAGATGTTGAATGATATATAGGAGAATAATTACCATCTTCTACAAATGTGCGAAGGCTTAGCACGTTATGTGCGGACGCCTAACACATGTGGTGCGGAGGCTTAATAAGAAAGTATATAAGGGTAAAGAGACTAATAGAAAGGCTGCCTTTTCCCCAAAGGGAAGGGGTTATTCTTCTTATAACGAAGAAGGTTGATGAATCAAAAAAGGCTGAACTTCTTTCGGAGTTCAGCCTTTTCTTATTTTTGATATAACTATTATACGAAGCTAATAACGCCTTCAACAGCGCCTTCATTGCTTTCGTTTTCTTCATTATCTTGCTCAGGATTACTGATGCGCTTAATGTCCTTAATCATCTGCTTGGTACGCTTATAGGTTGGTGTGTTCTCTACAGCAAGGATAACATCCTCGTTGTCGAGTTCATCCGCAGTAAAGCGATAGATGTGTGGACGATGCTTGTATTGTGAGCTGTTGTTGTCCTTATAGAAACGATCACGACGGTCACGACGCTCTGCAGCCTTCTCCTCTTCCTCTGCCTGACGTGCTGCATCCTCTTGTGTCTGCTTCTTGATATGGCTACCCATACCGTCAACATCCTCGATACCGAAGCCCGTTGCAAGGATAGTAACCTTCACCTTCTTGTCGAGTTCAGGGTCAATAGCAAGTCCCCATTTCAACTCGAAGTCTGCACTGAAGTGGTTCATGAACTCTGTCACATCGCCCATTTCCTCCATTGTCAGACCCGAGTTGTCCTTGTCGTCAGTGTTGAAGTTGATAGAGAGTAGAATCTTCTTTGACTTGTAGACATCGTTGTCGTTGAGTAATGGTGAGTTGAGTGCGTCCTCAATCGCCTGCTTCACACGACCTTCACCCTCACCATAACCGGTTGACATGATAGCTACACCACCATCTTTGAGGACTGTCTTTACATCGTTGAAGTCGAGGTTCATAATACCATGAACGGTGATAATCTCTGCAATACTCTTGGCAGCCACACTCAGTGTGTCGTCAGCCTTGCGGAAACCATTGAGCAAACTTAGTTCAGGATAAATCTCGCGGAGACGTTCGTTGTTGATAACGAGCAGCGCATCGACGTGCTTTGCCATTTCTTCAACGCCATCCAACGCCTGGTCTATCTTCTTAGCTCCCTCGAAACGGAAAGGAATTGTAACGATACCCACGGTGAGAATGCCCAATTCTTTGCTGACACGTGCGATGACAGGTGCTGCACCAGTACCCGTACCACCACCCATACCAGCGGTGATAAATGCCATCTTCGTACCATCGTTGAGCATGTGCTTAATATCCTCTATAGTCTCTTCAGCAGCCTGACGTGCACGCTCAGGACGGTTTCCAGCACCTAATCCTTCCTTACCCAATTGCAGATGAACAGGAACAGGAGAGTCGTTGAGTGCTTGCGCATCCGTGTTGCAGAGTACGAAGGTTACGTCGTGGATACCTTCTTTGTACATGTGGTTTACGGCGTTACCACCACCACCGCCGACACCAATGACCTTGATGATGCTATCAGCTACATCGCCGTCACCGAAGTCTAATATATCCATTTTATTATTGTTGTCTGCCATAACAGTATGTTGTCTATGATTATTTCCTATGTTCTTTTTATGTGTGAGCTGTTGGATTATTCTTCATCCTCACTCATAATGGTTTTTCCGAACTCTTTCACCTTACGTGAGAATTTGTTCCAGAAGCTATTGCGACGCTTCTCCTCTTCGAGTTCGCGCTCTCTTGCTTCCTCTTCCTCACGCAGCTTGCGCTCTTCCTCTTCACGTTTGCGACGCTCAGCTTCAGCTTTCTTCTTCTCTTCTGGTGTTGGAACAATACCTTTTCCTTGTCTTGTTGTAGACGATGGAGTATAAGGCTGCTGCTGTTGATCAATAGGAGTTGCCACTGCAATGTCTTCGTTGTTGAAGAGATTGCTCTGTGCAGGGTTGTATTCTTGTCCAGCACAGTTCATCTCACCCTTGATAAGCAAACCGAGAATTGTGTTCATGTCACCATTCTTAGCTGTGATATCTGCATTGCTTGAAGCGATGGTATGTGTAACGAAGTTTGCTTTGCGAATCTTGTCGATATGTGTGGTATTGCGAATACAGCGTTCAATGTTCTTTAAATTCATACCACCACCAGTGAGAATGATACCGCCAAGAAGTTTGTCGGCATAGTCAGATGGTACCTGACACCATACATTCTCAACGATTTCACCAATACGTGCCTCAACGATTTCAATGAACTTACGGCTCTCTACGGTACGTTCTGGGTCTATAGAGTATTTTAATGTATTGTCGATATCGTTATTTTCAGTGAAAGCAGAACCATACTTAAGCTTCATCGCCTCAGCATCCTTCTCTTCCATTTGTAGGCTGGCAATGTCCTTTGTAATATTATTACCCCCCAATGGAATAACAGCCAAGTGACGGAGAATGTTCTTGTAATATACAGAAACTGTTGTTGTGTCAGCACCGAAGTCAACCAATACACAACCTCCACGTTTCTCAGCTTCGCTCAATACGGCATCAGCCAAGGCCAAAGGGGCAAGGTACATCTCGGCAATAGAGATGCCAGACTTCTCAAAGCAGTTGTTGAGGTTATCATAGAAAGCCTTGCGCCAAAGGATATTAAGGAAGTTACCCTCCAAGCGAGTGGCTTTGATACCTACCGGGTCGAGAACAAACTGGTTGTCAACCTTATACTCCTGTGTGGCAGCATCGAGAATCTCCTGGTCAGGATAAGTCATATTGCGGTTGGCATCCATTAACTCATTAATCATATCTGAGGTAATGATGGTATCAGTAGGCAAATCCTTTACGATAACGTTGCGAACGCTTCGTATAGATTGTCCTCCCACGCCTACATAGACCTGAGAAATCTCATACTTCAGTTGTTTTCTTAGTTTGTTGATGATGCCAGTGAGGCACTGTCCGGTCTTGTCGATGTTGTAAACGACACCCTTGCGAATACACTGTGTAGCGTCTTCCTTTACAACAGCAAGCACGGAGATACTGCCGTCAAGATTCTTTTTGCCAGCGATTCCCGTAATCTTTGATGAGCCTAATTCAATGGCTACTATGAACTCTGCCATATTCGTTAAGTATTATGTTCCTTATTTTATATTCTCTAAAATGATATTTTTTATTCCGTAAGTCCTGCAGAGGCATCTTCTTGCCGTTTCACTTCCTTACGGGCTTTATCTCTTTCCTCCTCTTCTGTACGTTGTACGTCTTCTACTTGTTCAGACTGAGCCTTCTTAAGCAATGCATCCTCTTCTTCTTTCTCGGCTTTCTCATCACGTTTCTTACAGATGATTTGGTTGTCGAATTCTATGTCGATGTAAGAGTATTTGTTCCAACCAGCTTGTGAAAGACCATATCGATAGAACTTCTCTAAGCGTGACAACTTCTTTTTAACGAAGATATTTATATCATGCTTACGCTTCCATGGACCATTGTTTTTAGGCAAGTAACCCATGAAGATGATATGATTACCGACACGTGGTACTAACTCAATGCCTCTGTCTGGTAAGACATTAATCTGCTCTATTTGGTTCAGCCATAGTGGTTCAGCACTGATAGCCTTGGCAAGAGGAGCAATATAAAGGCGTGCGAAGTTATTGTCTATATTGCCAGTTGCAATGATCAAGTCGCTGGTGTACTTAGAGTTTGGGAGTATTCCTCCGTTATCATCAAGATAATAGTCGGCTCCATTACTACTCTTAATGCGGATAATCGGCATACGTTGAGTAATATAGATGTTGACGTGTCCATCTTTTGTTTTGTAGCATTGGGCTGTATTGATGAATGGTCCCACTTTTAATGCCTCCTCAATATTGCGTGGATTGATGTCAGTTATCTTCTTATTGAGGGGATAGAGGTGGGCTTTCTCTAATATTTGTTTGATTTCTGTAGCGGTAAGAAAGCCAGCATTGTTAGAGTCAGATATGTTGATATTCACTTTGGTGCATAGCTGTTCGCTCTCATCAGGCTTGTTCCATGAGGTAACTGCCATGATGAGATAAATAGCCAGTACAATATCCAGCGCAGTGATAATTATCTTTTTCCACTTAATGTGCATATCTTCTCTCTTTTGTTTTAAGAGTTTTGCTTTCTTTCTTCTTATTTCTCGTTGAGTATCTTTGCAATCTCTGGGACATAATTGTCGAGATTACCGGCACCCAAAACAACCAAAACGTCAAAGTCTCTTGACTTTACAAAGTCGAGAACATCGTCCTTTTTAATCATCTGTTTCTTAACATTAGGACTGAGGTTGTCATAGATGAGTTCGCTTGTTACACCTGGGATCGGTTCTTCGCGAGCAGGATAAATCTCTGTCAATACCACTTCATCGAAATGACTGAGTGCCTCTGCAAACTCCTTATAGAAGTCACGTGTTCGAGTGTAGAGGTGTGGCTGGAAGATTGCAGTAACCTTCTTGTCAGCATAAAGTTCCTTAAGACTCTTTGCACTCTGTAGAATCTCCTTTGGATGATGCGCATAGTCTGAGAGGAAGACGTGGCGGTTATCCTTTATCTTGAAGTCGAAACGACGGTCAACACCACCATATGTCTTCATTCCATTGCGCAATTCTTCTGCCGTACAGCCATTGAGTTGAGCCATAGCCATTGCAGAGATACCGTTTTCAATGTTGATAGGTATGGGTTGTCCAAGCTCAATATCCTTTATGTTCTCGATAGGAGAAAAGAAGTCAAAGGTGATTGTTCCGTTTGCAATTCGTATGTTCTCAGCGTGGAAGTCGCCTTCGTCACGGCTGTATTCATAGATTCTAACACCTTCTTGTACGTTTGGTTTCATCTCTAATCCTTTGCGGATAATGAGTGCACCTCCCTTTTGAATGAGTTCTGTATAGTGTCGGAAACTCTCAAGGTAAGCCTCTTTTGTGCCGTAGATGTCCAAGTGATCAGGGTCAGTAGAGGTGATAACGCTCATCCAAGGACGCAGCCAATGGAAAGAACGGTCGAACTCGTCTGCCTCAATCACAACAAAGTCGCTATGGTCAGAGAGGATATAATTAGTGCCATAGTTCTTGGAAATACCACCAAGGAAGGCGTTACAGTCCAAATGACTTTGGTGCATAAGGTGTGCACACATGCTGGAAGTCGTTGTCTTTCCATGTGTTCCAGCAAAGCAAAGACCCTTATGTGTTCGGGTGAGTGTGCCGAGAACCTGTGCACGTTTCTGAATCTCAAAGCCATTCTCACGGAAGTAAACCAGCTCAGCGTGGTTAGAAGGGATGGCAGGTGTGTAGATTACCAACGTTGATGCTGGTTCTTTGCACGCTGCAGGGATGAGTTGAACATTCTCCTCATAATGAATGTCCATTCCTTCTTTCTCCAAAGTGTGGGTAAGTTCAGATGGAGTTTTATCGTAACCCGCTACTTTCAATCCTTTATGAAGGAAATAACGAGCAATAGCACTCATGCCGATGCCACCTGCACCTACGAAGTAAACTGATTTAATATCTTTGAGTTCCATGTGTTATATATTCTTTTTCTTTCTTTTGTTTGGGAATAGAACAGCGTTCTACGATGGTTTCTTTAAACCCTATCTATTGGAAGATAGCTTTATCCCTTAATGAGTTTGATAACCTCGTCAGCAATAATCTCTGCGGAGTTCTTCAGCCCCATCTTCTTAACATTCTCACTAAGACTTGCCAACTTCTCATCATTAGTGATGGTATCGAGTGCAAGTTTTATTAAAGTGTCAGGTGCATCAACGTCCTTTACGCAGAGTGCAGCATCTTTATTGACCAATGCCATCGCATTCTTTGTCTGATGATCTTCTGCCACGTTTGGACTTGGTACCAAGATAACAGGCTTTCCGATAAGCTGGAATTCACTGATAGAACTTGCGCCAGCACGACTGATAACAAGGTCAGCAGCCTTATATGCAGCACCCATATCACTGATAAAGTCCATTATCTTTAGGTTCGGAAGTTCCTTACCCTTCATCGAATCCAATATCTGTTGATGATAGAACTTACCCGTTTGCCATATGAATTGAACGTCTGATTGTTTGATGAGATCAAGGTGTTCAATGACTGAGCGATTGATAGTTCTTGCTCCAAGACTACCACCAACGAGGAGGATAGTTTTCTTGTTAGGGTCAAGACCGAAACTCTCACGTGACTCTTCAACAGAGAGTGGGGTAGAGAGGACGTTCTGACGAACAGGGTTACCCGTCATGATAATCTTATCAGCAGGGAAGAAACGGTCCATACCTTCGTAAGCAACACAAATCTTCTTCACACGCTTAGACAATAGTTTGTTGGTAACACCAGCATAAGAATTCTGCTCTTGGATAAGACATGGGATGCCCATCTTTGCACACTCATAGAGCGTTGCACCACTGGCATAACCACCAACACCCACAGCAACCTGTGGCTTGAAGTCTTTTATTATCTGGCGAGCCATACGAAGACTCTTCCAAAGTTTGCAAAGTACTTCAATGTTCTTTAGCTTATTAGCACGGTCGAAACCTTTGATAGGTAGGCCTTTTATCTCATAACCAGCAGCAGGAACACGTTGCATCTCCATACGTCCATCAGCACCCACAAAGAGAATCTTCGCCTCTGGGTGTTTTGCCTTGATGGCATTAGCAATTGATACTGCAGGGAAGATATGTCCTCCCGTACCGCCACCGCTGATGATAATTCTTAATTCTTCGTCCATTTGCATCTTCTTTATAACCTACAAAGGTAATCATTTTTTTTATCTTCTTTCAACTTTCACATTCTTTTTAGTCTTCTCTACAGATTAGACTATTGCATGTGAAACTTTCTCAGAAGGTTTCTTTTCTTCTTTCTTTTTCTTTGCTGAACGGCTTACACTGAGTATTACGCCTATGTAGACGCAATTAATGATGGTTGAAGTACCACCCTTACTGATAAGGGGGAGTGGCTGTCCAGTAACTGGTGCCAATCCTACAGCTACTAACATGTTGAATAACGCCTGTGTAACCAAGAGGAAAGCGATACCCATAGCGAGAAAAGCAGGGAAAGAGTTTTCGCATCTATTGGCTATAATACCCGTTCTGAAAAGAAGGATAATGTAAAGGAACGCTACGAATATAGCTCCACCGATACCCATCTCCTCAATGATAATAGCATAGATGAAGTCGGAGAAGGCTTGCGAAAGGAAGTCTCTTTCATTAGAGTTTCCTGGTCCTTTACCAACGACATCTGATGAAGCAATGGCTATGTTAGCATGTGCCACCTGCGCATCTTTATCTAAGTCGTAATCTTTTGGCGCAACATATTCGTTACTAAAGAATTTCTTTACACGTGCCTTCCAAGTGTCAGCACGGTGAAGTATTTTACCAAAGAAGCCGGGTGATTCCTCTTGCTGCACAGCTACCGTTTGTTCTGTAAGGTTTTGCTTAGCAGACAATTCGTCCTCAGCCTTCTTATCATCTCCTACGAGCATCACCATAGATAGGACGAAAACTCCAAGTAAGACGATGAAACCTATCAAACGACCTAACTGATTGAAAGGAACTCTTCCCACAAACATCATCAATATTACGGTCAAACCAATGAGCATCGCTGTGGAAAGATTCTCACCGAGAATGAGGAGAATAATACCACCCGATAGCCACATGATATATTTAAAGGCTTTTCGGTCAGCTCCATGTTCGGTTTGCATTGCGCTAAGAATCTGTGCAATAGCTAATACCAAGGCTCCCTTAGCTAATTCGGAAGGTTGAAATTGAATACCTGCAAAGCTAATCCAACGGCTTGCTCCATTCGTACTTTGTCCTGCTGCGAGTACCCATGCCAGCAATAGTATGGACATGCCCAGTACGATAGGCGTTATGAGTTTGAAGTAACGACATTTAATATTTAATACAACCACCATCAGAGCAATTCCTACAATGAGGATGCTACAATGGTAGATGATAGGACTCCAGTAGTTACCTCCTGTGTACGACAGTGAACTTGAGGCTGAATATACCTCAATGATACTGATGATACATAGGAAGAAGAAGACCATCCAAATAACCTTGTCTCCTTTGAATATGTTACTGAGAGATTTATTCTTCATTGTTTTTTATTCCTTATGGGATTTATTAGCCCAATTAGCTTTATTAGCCTTATTAGCCCAATTAGCCTAATTAGCCTTTCCCTACAATGCTCTTACATAACTCTTGAACTGCTCGCCACGGTCTTCCATATTCTTAAAAAGATCGAAGCTTGCACAGCATGGGCTTAGGAGAACTGTGTCACCTGGCTTTGCTAACTCGGCACAAGCTGCAACACAATCCTTCATGGAGTGGGTGTCGCGGATAGGAAGCCCGAGGTCGTCGAAGTTGTCATGTAGCTTCTTATTGTCAGCGCCAAGGTAGACGATACCAGCACACTTCTGCTTAACTAAGTCCTTAATGCTGTTATAGTCATTTCC
Protein-coding regions in this window:
- the murC gene encoding UDP-N-acetylmuramate--L-alanine ligase, with product MELKDIKSVYFVGAGGIGMSAIARYFLHKGLKVAGYDKTPSELTHTLEKEGMDIHYEENVQLIPAACKEPASTLVIYTPAIPSNHAELVYFRENGFEIQKRAQVLGTLTRTHKGLCFAGTHGKTTTSSMCAHLMHQSHLDCNAFLGGISKNYGTNYILSDHSDFVVIEADEFDRSFHWLRPWMSVITSTDPDHLDIYGTKEAYLESFRHYTELIQKGGALIIRKGLEMKPNVQEGVRIYEYSRDEGDFHAENIRIANGTITFDFFSPIENIKDIELGQPIPINIENGISAMAMAQLNGCTAEELRNGMKTYGGVDRRFDFKIKDNRHVFLSDYAHHPKEILQSAKSLKELYADKKVTAIFQPHLYTRTRDFYKEFAEALSHFDEVVLTEIYPAREEPIPGVTSELIYDNLSPNVKKQMIKKDDVLDFVKSRDFDVLVVLGAGNLDNYVPEIAKILNEK
- a CDS encoding FtsW/RodA/SpoVE family cell cycle protein; the protein is MKNKSLSNIFKGDKVIWMVFFFLCIISIIEVYSASSSLSYTGGNYWSPIIYHCSILIVGIALMVVVLNIKCRYFKLITPIVLGMSILLLAWVLAAGQSTNGASRWISFAGIQFQPSELAKGALVLAIAQILSAMQTEHGADRKAFKYIMWLSGGIILLILGENLSTAMLIGLTVILMMFVGRVPFNQLGRLIGFIVLLGVFVLSMVMLVGDDKKAEDELSAKQNLTEQTVAVQQEESPGFFGKILHRADTWKARVKKFFSNEYVAPKDYDLDKDAQVAHANIAIASSDVVGKGPGNSNERDFLSQAFSDFIYAIIIEEMGIGGAIFVAFLYIILLFRTGIIANRCENSFPAFLAMGIAFLLVTQALFNMLVAVGLAPVTGQPLPLISKGGTSTIINCVYIGVILSVSRSAKKKKEEKKPSEKVSHAIV
- the murG gene encoding undecaprenyldiphospho-muramoylpentapeptide beta-N-acetylglucosaminyltransferase, encoding MDEELRIIISGGGTGGHIFPAVSIANAIKAKHPEAKILFVGADGRMEMQRVPAAGYEIKGLPIKGFDRANKLKNIEVLCKLWKSLRMARQIIKDFKPQVAVGVGGYASGATLYECAKMGIPCLIQEQNSYAGVTNKLLSKRVKKICVAYEGMDRFFPADKIIMTGNPVRQNVLSTPLSVEESRESFGLDPNKKTILLVGGSLGARTINRSVIEHLDLIKQSDVQFIWQTGKFYHQQILDSMKGKELPNLKIMDFISDMGAAYKAADLVISRAGASSISEFQLIGKPVILVPSPNVAEDHQTKNAMALVNKDAALCVKDVDAPDTLIKLALDTITNDEKLASLSENVKKMGLKNSAEIIADEVIKLIKG
- the ftsA gene encoding cell division protein FtsA encodes the protein MAEFIVAIELGSSKITGIAGKKNLDGSISVLAVVKEDATQCIRKGVVYNIDKTGQCLTGIINKLRKQLKYEISQVYVGVGGQSIRSVRNVIVKDLPTDTIITSDMINELMDANRNMTYPDQEILDAATQEYKVDNQFVLDPVGIKATRLEGNFLNILWRKAFYDNLNNCFEKSGISIAEMYLAPLALADAVLSEAEKRGGCVLVDFGADTTTVSVYYKNILRHLAVIPLGGNNITKDIASLQMEEKDAEAMKLKYGSAFTENNDIDNTLKYSIDPERTVESRKFIEIVEARIGEIVENVWCQVPSDYADKLLGGIILTGGGMNLKNIERCIRNTTHIDKIRKANFVTHTIASSNADITAKNGDMNTILGLLIKGEMNCAGQEYNPAQSNLFNNEDIAVATPIDQQQQPYTPSSTTRQGKGIVPTPEEKKKAEAERRKREEEERKLREEEEARERELEEEKRRNSFWNKFSRKVKEFGKTIMSEDEE
- the ftsZ gene encoding cell division protein FtsZ translates to MADNNNKMDILDFGDGDVADSIIKVIGVGGGGGNAVNHMYKEGIHDVTFVLCNTDAQALNDSPVPVHLQLGKEGLGAGNRPERARQAAEETIEDIKHMLNDGTKMAFITAGMGGGTGTGAAPVIARVSKELGILTVGIVTIPFRFEGAKKIDQALDGVEEMAKHVDALLVINNERLREIYPELSLLNGFRKADDTLSVAAKSIAEIITVHGIMNLDFNDVKTVLKDGGVAIMSTGYGEGEGRVKQAIEDALNSPLLNDNDVYKSKKILLSINFNTDDKDNSGLTMEEMGDVTEFMNHFSADFELKWGLAIDPELDKKVKVTILATGFGIEDVDGMGSHIKKQTQEDAARQAEEEEKAAERRDRRDRFYKDNNSSQYKHRPHIYRFTADELDNEDVILAVENTPTYKRTKQMIKDIKRISNPEQDNEENESNEGAVEGVISFV